The genomic stretch CTCGTTCTCCACAAAATGGTCGAGAGCCAGTACGAGGTGGGTGTCGGGCGGTGCGGCCTTGACCAGCAGTTCCATCGCGGCGCCGACCAGTTCGTCCCGAACGGGACTGACTCCGGTGTGATAGCCGCCGTCGCGCAGGACGTTGCGGCGTTCCCGTTCGACCAGTGCCTCCACAGCGGCAAGCTCGCCGTCGATGTGCCAGCCGCCTTGGCGATCGCTGTGCGTGCGCACGCCCTCGGTCAGCAGCGCCACCGTCTCCAGGACGACGTTCTCGGCCTGTGGCATGTCCTGTGCCGCCCTCAGTGGTTTGGTACTGCCGAGGCGACCGAAGTCCAGGTAGAGGGCGCGGGCCCCCGGCCGCTCCTCCCAGACACGCATGGTGGAGAGGAGGAACCAGGTGGTGCCCATCTTGTCGTCCGGCTCGCCACCGGAGAGCACGATCAGTTGACTGACGTCGGCCCCCGACTCCAACTGTTCCAGTGCCGTCCTGCGTTGACCGACCCGGTCGGTGGCCCGCTCCAGGCTCCCGTACAGATCGGAGGGCGACGGCGGCGGGGGTGCGGAGGGCTGCGGTAACACCAGATCGGGTCGGCAGTTGACGGTCACGGCAGCGGACACCGACGAGTCGGCCTCCGTGGCGGACCGGACCGCCACATCAAGGCTCTCGCCGTCGATCAGCGCGCCGTACAGCTTGGTCAGCGACGCGCACAGATCGCGCTCGGGGTCCGACTCCGGTTCCGGTGTCAGCGATACCACGGCGGGTACGGGTGTCAGGGCATCTGCCCGCGCATAGGGCTCCAGCAGCCGGTGTGCCTCGTCACGAGCCTCGTCGTTGCTGGAGACCACCAGCCGGACGGAGGACAGATTGAGCCCGCCGAGCTCGTGCGCCCCGTCTTTGAAGAGTGTTCGCGCAGCGCTGCCGGCCAGGTGGAGCACTTGGGGTTTGCTGGCCTTCACGGTGTCGGCAAGCACGCTGTGACTCACTGGCCCTGGGAGCACGTCGACCTCCCACCGTTCGGCGTGCGCATGAACCGCGTCATGCACAGCGACATCCTCGTGCCACGGAGGATCGTCCGCCGCCCCCCGTTCCACGTGGGAATCCACCCCCACGACCAGTACCCGCACCGGGAGATCACCGAACGACAACTGCCCACCCGATTGAAAACTGCCGGGGCCGACAGCGGTGCGCAGCACGCTGGGCGCGGCCGAATCCTGTGCGAGCGCCGTCTCCCGCGCCAGAGCCTCCCAGTCCAGCGCGCGCAGCTCCGGCTCATGCAGACGCAGCATCAACGCGCCGGGATCGTCCCCGTCGCCGACGTCCTCCGCCACGAGCTCCCGAACCGACTCCCACAGGGCTTGAGGCCCGCCAGGGTCCGTCAGGGCCAGTGGCATGTCGATATCCTTCGACCCTTTGTGCTCAACACCGCTCTCCCGGACAAACGACCTCTCGACGGAGTAGGCCGCCGAAGCGGTCTCTCCGGCAGCTTTGATCCTCAGGTGGACGACGTGCGTCATTCACCCACCCCCCACAATCCGCGCACTTTATCGGTGGAACCTATGACTCACCTGAAAGATCCCTGAAATCCTGCTCCACCTGACCGTCGTCGGCGAGTTTGCGCAGCAGGCCTTCCGGATCCAGCGCACCGGGCACCGGCTCATTCCCTTGTGCGAAAAGGACTTCACGAACGCGCCCGCACAGCTCCTCCACGGTGGCCGGGACCACCCCACGCTCCGAACGGTCGCGCCGCCACGACACACTGTCCGCATCCCGCTGCCTCAGGATGTGTGCTCCGGTGAGCCGGCCGAGCAGCGCCGCGTACATATGATGCGCGGGAGTGCTGCGCTTCAAGCTCTCGTGTTCGCAGGCAAGTTGGTCGTCGCCTATACGTCGATGGCAGGCACCTATGTCCATGGGCGTGCCCTGGGCGTAGAGCAGTCTGAGCGCCTTCAGTTCATAGTCCCTGGCCGCCTGCATGGCGGAGTGCCCGGCCCGTTCTCCGTTCAGCTCGATCGCCCGGGCGGCCTGCTCCCGCTTGATCCGGGCGCGGGCCGAGTCGGTCATGGCCTGGACGATGACGTCTCCGGAGTGTTCGACCTCTCTCAGACAACTGACCAGTTCGTCGTCGTACTTCTCCAACTCGTCCCGGTCTCCGCTCACTCGGTCGTCCAGCGCCAACAAGCAGCCCTCCACGGTGTGCAGATGCCTCTCGACGTTGTCGGGGCCCTCCAGGACCAGGTACTGGCCGAGCCGTTCGTGATCGGCACGGGCCAGCCGCAGATGGCGCATCTGCGCGGTCTCGTCCGCCGCGGCCTCGGCCAGCAGTACGTGGGTGTCGCGACGTATGGTGAACAGCTTCTTGCGCAGGATCTCTCCGTCGGCCCAGCGGCTGTGAACCGCGTCGCGGAAACGGACGTCGGCCAGCGCCTCGAAAGCGAGCGGGATGCGGTTCAGCGCTTCGGACAGTTTTCCCTCGTCGACCATCACCCGCAGCAACTCGACCTCGACCGCGTCGGCCACGAGGCTGGATCTGGTGCCCGAGTCGCAGAAATTGAGGTAGTCGAGGGCGACATCGCGGGCCACGCTCAGTCTGCCGGTGTCCCTGAGGCCGCTGAGGATCCCGACACTCATGGCCATGGCCAGGGGCGAGTTGTCCACGACGGGATCACCGGGCCCCTTCCCGAGGAGCACGGACAGACCCGGACGATCGCCTCTGTCAAGCGCCTTGAACACGCTGCCCAGGCGCTGGGCCATCTTGAACTGGTCCGACCCCTTGTCCCTTATATCGGCGGTGACTCGCTCCAGTTTGCGCACCGTGTCGTCCAGGCCGCGGGGGCCTCTGCGTGACCGGGTCATACCGACGGCGACGAAGTGGAGCCATGTCTCCCAGTCACTTGCGCGCTCCAGATAGGGCATCGCCTCGGGTATCAGCCGCTGCACGTCGGCCGTTCTGCCGTGGGTCCGGTGCCTGAGAGCCACCTTCACCCGGCCGGCGGTGTGCCGGATGGCGATGCGGTCCACCTCGGCCCGCAGCGAGCCGTCCGTGTCCAGCCAGGTCTCGTGGACGCGCCGTACCGCCTTTGCGACCGCGGGCTGCATCCGTATCTTCACCTGCATCCCGTCCGCCCAGTCGACAAGGCAGGCGTCGGCCAAGGACGCGAGCAGGCGGCGGAGTTCGTCCTTCTCCTCGCTCGCCGACGACGCCTCACCTTCGGTTCCCTCCGGATCCGGGACTTGGCCGACGGGGCTCTGCCGATGGCCGCGCAGCCCCGCCCACACCTCGGCGAGCAGGCCCGGCGCGCAGTCGTCGTCCGGATGCAGCACCCGGTGCCGGGAGCTGAGCCAGGACAGGGCGAGGAGCAGCAGATGGCGCGGATCACGGCGCGGGATGCACCGCAGCGCGCCTACCGCCCACTCCTCGATCAGCCGCCAGTCGTCGGGAATCGGCTCGGTGGTGTCCTGCCCCAACGCATCGCCGTCCACGGTCGCGAGGTGTTGCAGCCGTTCCGTGCCGTCGGGCTCCGACGCCACTTCGTCGGCGTAGCGCAGCAGGCCGGGATGTCCCTCGGCGCGCGCGAGCACATTGTGCACGAGCTTGCGCTGGTCCTCGCCGGCCATGTCCCGGGAGGCCGCTGTGATAATGCCGCCGAGGTCAGGGAGGCTCTGGGCGTACAGGAACGCCTCGGCCGGGGACAGGAGAGGGACGGGAACATCGGGCATCCGCCGCTGGTCGAGGTGGAGCGGCAGCGGGCTGGTGATCAGCAGCCGGGATCCGGGCGCCCGGTGAGCGGTCATCGCGTTGATCAACCGCTGCCAGTGCGGGTCGAGCCAGGGGCCGACCGCCGCGGGGTCGTGGCCGTTGGCGGCGGGCGTCCCCAGCTCCCGGGGCTTTTGCGCGATCAGGTTTCCCACGTCGCGGAGGAAGAACAGGAAGTACTCGGTGTTGCTGTTCGTCAGGCGTTCGTCGATGTCGTTGCACAACCGCTCGAAGGCGGTGTCGTCGGCGAGGAAGTCCCCCAGCTGCTTCTGCGTGGGCACGCGCTCCTCGCGGATCTCGAACGCCCGCCGTATCGCGGACTGCTCCAGCAGGAGGCCGACGAACCCACACAGAGCTTCCCAGGGCTCGGCATCCATCTGTCTTTCCTTGGGTGGGTACTCCACGACGTGCCGGTAGCGGTGGGTGTACAGGCTGATCAGCTCGCGAGCACAGGCCTCCTTGCCGACGCCTGTCATACCGTGCAGGACGGCGCCGTTGGCCTCGCCGGCGCCGATCCGGGCGAAGATCTCGCTGGCCTTCCACATCGGGTCGTGATGGCCGATGAGGCTGCTCGCGGGGTGCTGGAGCGTCGGCGGATCGGCTCTGGAAAGCGTCGGAGGCTCCACGACCAGCCCGCAGGCGTCGGCGCCGTAGATGACGGGTGCGGCGAGGTCGAGCGTCTTCAGCGTCCGGCACTCGGCAAGCGCCGCGCCCACCGCCCGGGGAAGGGTCAAGCCCTGCGTGAGCAGATAGTCGTACACCTTGGTGATAAAAGCGACCGCAGCCTGGTCGCCGATCCGGTGCCGGAAGGCCAGTACGGCGCAGCCGAGGCTGCGGGCCAGCTCCACAGCCAGTCCGTCGCCGTCCGGCCCTGGGCTCACCGACGTCCGGGGTTCCGGCGCGAGATGCGAGGGGATGCGGAACATCTCCAACTGGTCCGCGATCGACGGGCTGCTGGCCGGCCTCGTGGTGATCACGGCGAGCCGCAGCCGCCGGTGATTGCCCCCGGTCGCCAGCATCTTGACCAGTTCTCGGGCGCTCAAGGGCGACTTCGTGCCGACCACACCGGTGCGGGAGACCGCCGACCAACTGCCGGCAACTCCGCGATCGGCCAGGTGAAGGATCATCTGCCAGCGACCCGAGTCTCGCCGGTTGTCGGAGCGCTTGGCGCTCTGCACATGGTCCTTGAGCTGATCGTGTGTCACATGGTACGAGAGCGTTCGCGTCGTGATGTCCAGGCCGCTGCCGTCGGCGGCGATGTCCCGCACCTTGGCGAACACCTGTGACTGCTCGGCATGCAGGTCCAGCGGCTCACCGGCCTTGGTGCGGTTGAAGACCCCCACGAGATGTAGCGGGGCGTCGGCCTCCACCCGGCCGGCCGGGTCCACCCTGGACGAGCCTCCCGCCGCCACGTCGTGGACGAAGGTGAGTTCGCGGTCCACCAGGGAGCCGTGGGCGTCCGCCGCGAGGAGGAGCGGGTAGCCGAGCACTTCCCGTTCCGGGCCGTCCGGATTCAGCCGGATCAGTACCGTCGAAGGCCGCCCCACCGGCAGCCTGTCCCAGATCTCCTGGGTGAGCACCGAGGTGCGCAGCCAATGGCCCAGTCGTCGCAGCGTGTTGGCTTCCCCGGCCTCGTCGAGCCGGGTGTGCCGCATGAACTTGTGCAAGTCGATGAGGAAGCCGTAGTTCTCGGGGTGGCTCTCCGCACTCGCTCCCAGATCGACCAGGGACTCATGCTGTTCCCCCGACCCGCCCCTACCGCTGATCCGCCACCGCCATTGCGGTCCGTTTTTGCCCTTGCTGAAGTCCAGGACTTCAAGTAAGGCGTCGTAATCCCCCGACACGTTCTCAGTCCCCCTAAGAACCCCGCGCATATGCCAGTGCAGAGCAGAGTAGACCCATGCAGGCCTCGTGCGCCCCGCACTGGCGGAGAATTACGCCGGCTCTTGACGACGGCTCGTTCGGGGTCGATCTCGCGACGCAATAGATCGAATGTGAATGCGAATTCGATCTCAGTGCTCGCGGATCCACGTTTCCAGTTCCTCCGCCGTCCCGGCATGACCCTCCGCGTCCATCAGAAGACCGGGGCTGCCGAAGGTCCGGCGCAGGACCTTGCTCGCCAGCACGGACGTGCGCGGGTCCCGTGCCAGTGGCCCAAGTCGGGGAAGAGCGCGCAGAATCTCCACCATCTCCCCGTCCGTCAGCGGAGGCAGCGCCATGCGAGGCAGCACGGGGGCAAGGTCCGGCAAGTCCATCCGGGAGGTCAACAGAATTCTGCTGGGACCCTCCGCCATGGCGAATTGTTCGACCAGGCCGGCGAAACGGAGATCTTGAGCAATCGCCCGGTCGGCGGCGTCGAGCACGAGGAGAAGTCGGAGAGTCGTCGATTTGTCGATCAATTTCGACCATTGCGACGCACGGGCGAGCCCGCCGAGCCCCGGCGCCTGAATGATCAGATTCCGCAGGAGTTCGTGGAACGGGTCCTCCGAGGACGGGGAGATCGCCTCCTTCCAGGCCGGTCTCGGATGCCAGAGGATCACGTCGAAGGACTCGCGGTGATCGTGCGCCAGCAGCGACGCGCACGTCGTCGCGCCCATGCCTTCCTCGCCATGAATCACGGCGCCTCGCGCTCCACTGCCCACCGCGAGCGCGCCGCTCGCCTCCGTCATCTCCCGCAGACGTCCGACAAAGGAGCGCGGCCAGTCCGGAAGCGCGCCGACGCCGGGACTCGGGAGACCGCGCATGGGTCCCCGCGTCATGGGGCGATCGGGCAGCCGCAGGGTCCGGGCGGCGCCACCGAAGAGCACGGGCGTCGCCGCGGCGAACATCGGGGTGCGGTGTTCGGTGAGTTTTACGTCGTCGGCTGAGTCAACGAGCGCGTTGTGCAAGGCCTGGGGAAGCGTGTGGTCGTGGCGCAGGAGATGGGTGTAGAGGCGTACGGCGAAGGCGCGGGCGAAGTGATTGGTGACGGGGAAGCGCATGGCGACGACGGCACAGCCCAGGCGCTCGGCGACGGAGGCGGCCAGGGAGGTGAGGGCGGAGGCCGGGGCGGGCCGGCCATCGCCCCCCTCGTCTTCGGTCTGGCCGCCCGACCAGCAGGCGGAGAGGAACACCAGTCGGGTGCGGCCGCACGCCGGGTCCAGAATGTCGACGAGATCGGGTGTGCCGACCTCGTCCGCCGTGCCGTCGGCGCACTCGAGGTACAGGCGACCGGGTCGCCCGTGGGCCACGACATGGAGGACATCCCAGCCCGCGGGTTCACGCAGCATGCCACGCAGGGTTCGGCGGCTCACCCCGAACTGCCTCGTCCGCAGCTCCACGGGGACGGCGGCGTCGCGTCCGCCGGCCGCCAGATCGAGCAACTCGGCGCGCAGGAAGGCCCGGTGCGCTCCCAGGTCCACGGGAGCGGTCGTCTGGGGCAGGCTGAACAGGGCAAGCATGCGCAGGTGCGGCGGCAGGGTCGGGGGCGAGTCGGCGGCCGCCGGGGACTCGGGTCGCACCCCGCGCACAAAGACCACTCCGTGCAACGACAGCGGGATGTCGTCGACGAGCGCAAGCTCCCACGGCAGCATCTCGAAGTCGCGTAAGTCCGGGGGCAGTTGGCACTCCACCACAACCGGCCCCAGTGCCTTGAGACGACCCGCCATGTCGCCCAGTCCGGTCCGGGTGATCCTCTCGGCGCAGGCCCGCACCGCCTCCTCCAGGGCCCCGGTGCCCGCCTTCGCCCTGCGTAGCTCGTCGATCCTGGCCGGCAGCGCGTACAACACGTCCAGTTCTTCCGGTGCGTCGAGTCGCACCTCGGTGAACTCGGTGCCTGCGGCACCCGGCCGTTTCAGCGACCAGATCCACCAGTTCGGCCGACCGCTCGCCGGATCGAGGTCATAGTGAAGGATCTCGAGCACCGCGGATCGCTCCATGCCAGGACGCGTTCCTTTCTGTGCACATCACGACAACTTCAACTCGCTTTTACCCAAGTTGTATTGATGCACCGTCAAACGCCCTACGCTACGTCATCCACGACGCTGGCCGACACCACAGCGGGGGGACCGCGATGCCCAACGGCCGTTACAGGAAGTACATCGAGCATGTCCGCGCCGACCTCGCCATGGAGCCGTCCTGGCCTCCGTCCGCCGACCGGCAACTCGGTGATGTGGGTGTGTTCCGGAAGGGACACTTCGAGCGCAAGGGCACGCTGGAGACATTGTTCGGTCTGACGGTCAAGCCTCGCCCCGTCAAGAACAGGGCCACGGACTACCACGGTGATTCCAAGGGCACGGTGCGTGTACACCACAACTCGGCCATCGGAGCCGGAGCCGCGCTCGTCACGGCCGACGGCTCACTCGTCCTGGAGTTCGGCAAGGCGGACTCGGTTCTCTTCCACGCGGCGGGCTGCCGGACCGAGGAGATCGACCGTATCGAGATCGTCGAGAAGCTCATGAAGGAACTGCACGGCAAAGGCGAGTGGCCGCGCAAACAGGTCGTGATCACCGAGGTCACTCACGCCAGGCGCACCACGGCCGTCATGTGCAGCAAGCGCAACGACCGCATTGCCCTGCGCGCCGCGG from Streptomyces davaonensis JCM 4913 encodes the following:
- a CDS encoding CHAT domain-containing protein, which translates into the protein MERSAVLEILHYDLDPASGRPNWWIWSLKRPGAAGTEFTEVRLDAPEELDVLYALPARIDELRRAKAGTGALEEAVRACAERITRTGLGDMAGRLKALGPVVVECQLPPDLRDFEMLPWELALVDDIPLSLHGVVFVRGVRPESPAAADSPPTLPPHLRMLALFSLPQTTAPVDLGAHRAFLRAELLDLAAGGRDAAVPVELRTRQFGVSRRTLRGMLREPAGWDVLHVVAHGRPGRLYLECADGTADEVGTPDLVDILDPACGRTRLVFLSACWSGGQTEDEGGDGRPAPASALTSLAASVAERLGCAVVAMRFPVTNHFARAFAVRLYTHLLRHDHTLPQALHNALVDSADDVKLTEHRTPMFAAATPVLFGGAARTLRLPDRPMTRGPMRGLPSPGVGALPDWPRSFVGRLREMTEASGALAVGSGARGAVIHGEEGMGATTCASLLAHDHRESFDVILWHPRPAWKEAISPSSEDPFHELLRNLIIQAPGLGGLARASQWSKLIDKSTTLRLLLVLDAADRAIAQDLRFAGLVEQFAMAEGPSRILLTSRMDLPDLAPVLPRMALPPLTDGEMVEILRALPRLGPLARDPRTSVLASKVLRRTFGSPGLLMDAEGHAGTAEELETWIREH